From a region of the Rathayibacter sp. VKM Ac-2804 genome:
- a CDS encoding SDR family NAD(P)-dependent oxidoreductase codes for MSGSGTTDTGATDTVRVRVRGERPARPVALVTGASGGFGRSLAVQLDALGFRVAVHYNSSAEAAAETAALLTNESVVVGGDASSWSESFRLHSEVVNALGPVDVLVNNGAVRHDSLMAMQDPEQWRSVIDTNLIGAFHLARLCLPPMLTHRWGRIINVVSPSALVATPGQTAYSASKAGLIGMTRTLAAECAARGVTVNALSPGFMITNMTESLSDQVKEGIRTKCPMRRFGTTDEVARTIGFFVDTDYMTGQVVSIDGGVSIT; via the coding sequence ATGAGCGGCAGCGGCACCACCGACACCGGCGCCACCGACACCGTCCGCGTCCGCGTCCGCGGCGAGCGTCCCGCCCGTCCCGTCGCCCTCGTCACCGGCGCGTCGGGCGGCTTCGGCCGCTCGCTCGCCGTGCAGCTGGACGCGCTCGGCTTCCGCGTGGCCGTGCACTACAACTCCTCCGCGGAGGCGGCCGCCGAGACCGCCGCGCTGCTCACGAACGAGTCGGTCGTGGTCGGCGGCGACGCCTCCTCCTGGAGCGAGTCGTTCCGGCTGCACTCCGAGGTGGTGAACGCGCTCGGCCCCGTCGACGTCCTCGTCAACAACGGGGCGGTGCGGCACGACTCGCTGATGGCGATGCAGGATCCGGAGCAGTGGCGATCGGTGATCGACACCAACCTGATCGGCGCGTTCCACCTCGCACGGCTCTGCCTTCCGCCGATGCTCACGCACCGCTGGGGCCGGATCATCAACGTGGTCTCGCCGTCGGCGCTCGTCGCGACGCCCGGGCAGACCGCCTACTCCGCCTCGAAGGCGGGCCTGATCGGGATGACGCGCACGCTCGCCGCCGAGTGCGCCGCGCGTGGGGTGACGGTGAACGCCCTCTCGCCCGGCTTCATGATCACCAACATGACGGAGTCGCTCTCGGACCAGGTGAAGGAGGGCATCCGCACCAAGTGCCCGATGCGCCGCTTCGGCACGACCGACGAGGTCGCGCGGACGATCGGCTTCTTCGTCGATACCGACTACATGACCGGCCAGGTCGTCAGCATCGACGGCGGCGTCTCGATCACCTGA
- a CDS encoding beta-ketoacyl-ACP synthase 3 produces MAEISIAGWGMAVPERTVTSADRAVTFGVDENWIVSRCGIRSRRWVEDGQTTASLAVDAGRAALERAGLTGADIAHLLVATATPEQPSPATSAFVHHDLGIAGSAHDVNAECSGFVYALITAAGLMKMDPRPILVIGSDTHSLTTDPADRDLGILVGDGAGAVVLVPGDEDWILGWDMGADGSRTNSLKVLAGGSRMPTTEQTVRDGHHYARINGNEIYLNAVRLTVGTVRRTLESAGVAVGDVDLVIPHQANIRIINSIAQHTGMVEEQLFTNLQNYGNTASASIPIALFEALEEGRIADGDLVLLAGFGAGMTWASLLLRWGGKAVAA; encoded by the coding sequence GTGGCCGAGATCAGCATCGCCGGCTGGGGGATGGCCGTCCCCGAGCGCACCGTCACCAGCGCCGATCGCGCCGTCACCTTCGGTGTCGACGAGAACTGGATCGTCAGCCGCTGCGGCATCCGCTCGCGGCGCTGGGTGGAGGACGGGCAGACGACCGCCTCGCTCGCCGTCGACGCCGGCCGCGCCGCGCTGGAGCGCGCCGGACTCACCGGCGCCGACATCGCGCACCTCCTGGTCGCGACCGCGACCCCGGAGCAGCCCTCCCCTGCCACCTCGGCGTTCGTGCACCACGATCTCGGCATCGCCGGCAGCGCGCACGACGTCAACGCGGAGTGCTCCGGTTTCGTCTACGCGCTCATCACCGCCGCCGGCCTGATGAAGATGGACCCGCGGCCCATCCTGGTGATCGGCAGCGACACCCACTCGCTCACCACCGACCCGGCGGACCGCGACCTGGGCATCCTCGTCGGCGACGGCGCCGGTGCGGTCGTGCTCGTGCCCGGCGACGAGGACTGGATCCTCGGCTGGGACATGGGCGCCGACGGCAGCCGGACGAACAGCCTCAAGGTGCTCGCCGGCGGCAGCCGGATGCCCACCACCGAGCAGACGGTCCGCGACGGCCACCACTACGCGCGGATCAACGGCAACGAGATCTACCTCAACGCAGTGCGGCTCACCGTCGGCACCGTGCGGCGCACGCTGGAGTCGGCGGGCGTGGCGGTCGGCGACGTCGACCTGGTCATCCCGCACCAGGCGAACATCCGCATCATCAACTCGATCGCCCAGCACACCGGCATGGTCGAGGAGCAGCTGTTCACCAACCTGCAGAACTACGGCAACACCGCGTCGGCGTCGATCCCGATCGCGCTGTTCGAGGCGCTGGAGGAGGGGCGGATCGCCGACGGCGACCTCGTGCTCCTCGCCGGCTTCGGCGCCGGGATGACCTGGGCGTCGCTCCTGCTCCGCTGGGGCGGGAAGGCGGTCGCAGCATGA
- a CDS encoding 4'-phosphopantetheinyl transferase superfamily protein: protein MLAGPEGLAGRGAPAGPAALAGPGALGGPGLLAGLLPAGAVGADDGADGTAPPWPGEEDLVGATIATAGSRHQSIQARACARRALALLGEEPCPLPRSSSGAPVWPPGIVGALTHTAGYRAAVVARSSAHLGLGVDAEAARDLPDDLVRTFARPRELERLARLRADRHPSSALLPLALFTAKEAAFKAWFPATGVWLGPTAAEVVLRGRSAFEVVPVLAGGRPPLRLRGRWALRCGLVLAVARLERAAPRMLIE, encoded by the coding sequence GTGCTCGCCGGGCCGGAGGGACTCGCGGGCCGCGGCGCGCCAGCGGGCCCGGCCGCACTCGCGGGGCCGGGAGCACTCGGCGGACCGGGGCTGCTCGCCGGGCTGCTGCCGGCCGGCGCCGTGGGAGCCGACGACGGCGCGGACGGCACCGCCCCGCCCTGGCCCGGCGAGGAGGACCTCGTCGGCGCCACGATCGCGACCGCAGGCTCCCGGCACCAGTCCATCCAGGCCCGCGCCTGCGCTCGCCGCGCCCTCGCCCTGCTCGGCGAGGAGCCGTGTCCGCTGCCCCGCTCGTCTTCGGGAGCGCCGGTCTGGCCTCCTGGGATCGTCGGCGCCCTCACCCACACCGCCGGCTACCGCGCCGCGGTCGTCGCCCGCTCGAGCGCGCACCTCGGCCTCGGCGTCGATGCCGAAGCGGCGCGGGACCTCCCCGACGACCTCGTCCGCACCTTCGCCCGCCCGCGCGAGCTCGAGCGGCTCGCTCGCCTGCGCGCCGACCGCCACCCCTCGTCCGCCCTCCTCCCCCTCGCCCTGTTCACCGCGAAGGAGGCCGCCTTCAAGGCCTGGTTCCCCGCGACCGGCGTCTGGCTCGGCCCGACGGCCGCCGAGGTCGTCCTCCGCGGCCGCTCCGCCTTCGAGGTCGTGCCGGTCCTCGCCGGCGGCCGCCCGCCCCTCCGCCTCCGCGGCCGCTGGGCCCTCCGCTGCGGCCTCGTCCTCGCCGTCGCCCGCCTGGAGCGCGCCGCCCCCCGCATGCTGATCGAGTAG
- a CDS encoding anthrone oxygenase family protein, whose amino-acid sequence MPDSLLPPLLLAALVANALAAGFFYAFACAVMPGLARTDDRSFVAAMTAINAAVQNPLFALSFFGSGLASAAALLAALSGGAGPGATAAIAGALALGVLQYVVTFGRNIPLNVRLDRSARGPLPTARRGFEQPWVRANTARMLASTGALLLLGIALAAL is encoded by the coding sequence GTGCCCGACTCCCTCCTCCCGCCGCTCCTGCTCGCCGCACTCGTCGCGAACGCGCTGGCCGCCGGCTTCTTCTACGCCTTCGCCTGCGCGGTCATGCCCGGTCTCGCCCGGACCGACGACCGCAGCTTCGTCGCCGCGATGACGGCCATCAACGCCGCCGTGCAGAACCCGCTCTTCGCCCTGTCGTTCTTCGGCAGCGGGCTCGCGTCCGCCGCCGCACTGCTGGCCGCTCTCTCGGGCGGCGCCGGCCCCGGAGCGACGGCCGCGATCGCCGGAGCCCTCGCCCTCGGCGTACTCCAGTACGTCGTCACGTTCGGGCGGAACATCCCGCTCAATGTGCGGCTCGACCGCAGCGCCCGCGGCCCCCTGCCCACCGCCCGCCGCGGCTTCGAGCAGCCGTGGGTGCGCGCGAACACGGCGCGGATGCTCGCCTCGACCGGGGCGCTCCTGCTGCTCGGGATCGCGCTCGCGGCGCTGTGA
- a CDS encoding NAD(P)/FAD-dependent oxidoreductase, with protein sequence MDEELDSAAPHIRVAIIGAGFSGLGAAIRLAQEDQDDFLVFERAEEVGGTWRDNSYPGAACDVMSLLYSYSFAPYSGWERTFGTRDEILAYLIRTTDRAGVRDRIRFGHRLEQAQWDAEAGRWQLRTSRGEWTADVLVLGTGYLSEPAFPALPGLDGFTGTAVHSSQWDPSIELAGKRVGVVGTGASAIQIVPSIQKQVAELTVYQRTPAWVAPKPDKRISALQLRLRRSVPGYQRFRRLFNKYGREIVVALLSKPDLMRKTLQGNALSHLHASVPEGPLRDALTPDYVAGCKRVLFSNSYYPALTASNTELVPAAVGRIDGSRVIAGDDERELDVLIFATGFSAVDRPVAHLVRDAEGRTLAAHWAGGASAYLGSTVAGFPNLVLLMGPNTALGHSSQTVMIEAQLAYLVSALAVLRERGARSFEVRREVQDRHDAMIRRRFDGTVWQDGGCASWYADASGRNPSIWPSTTTRFERLTRSFSPSDYLLTSVSARALTPSQKADR encoded by the coding sequence ATGGACGAGGAACTGGACAGCGCGGCACCGCACATCCGCGTCGCGATCATCGGGGCGGGGTTCTCCGGTCTCGGCGCGGCGATCCGCCTCGCGCAGGAGGACCAGGACGACTTCCTGGTCTTCGAGCGGGCCGAGGAGGTGGGCGGCACCTGGCGGGACAACTCCTACCCTGGCGCAGCCTGCGACGTTATGTCGCTCCTCTACTCCTACTCCTTCGCTCCCTACTCGGGCTGGGAGCGCACCTTCGGCACCCGCGACGAGATCCTCGCCTATCTGATCCGGACGACGGATCGCGCCGGGGTCCGCGACCGCATCCGCTTCGGCCACCGCCTCGAGCAGGCGCAGTGGGACGCGGAGGCCGGCCGCTGGCAGCTGCGCACCTCGCGCGGCGAGTGGACGGCCGATGTGCTGGTGCTGGGCACCGGCTACCTCAGCGAGCCGGCCTTCCCCGCACTGCCCGGCCTGGACGGCTTCACGGGGACGGCGGTGCACTCCTCGCAGTGGGACCCGTCGATCGAGCTGGCCGGCAAGCGGGTCGGCGTCGTCGGCACCGGGGCGTCGGCCATCCAGATCGTGCCGAGCATCCAGAAGCAGGTGGCGGAGCTGACGGTGTACCAGCGCACGCCCGCCTGGGTCGCGCCGAAGCCGGACAAGCGCATCTCGGCTCTGCAGCTGCGGCTGCGGCGGAGCGTGCCCGGCTATCAGCGCTTCCGGCGGCTGTTCAACAAGTACGGCCGCGAGATCGTGGTCGCCCTGCTCTCGAAGCCGGACCTGATGCGGAAGACGCTGCAGGGCAACGCGCTCAGCCACCTGCACGCGAGCGTCCCCGAGGGACCGCTCCGCGACGCGCTCACACCCGACTACGTCGCCGGCTGCAAGCGGGTGCTCTTCTCGAACAGCTACTACCCGGCGCTGACTGCCAGTAACACCGAGCTGGTGCCTGCGGCGGTCGGCCGGATCGACGGCTCGCGCGTGATCGCCGGCGACGACGAGCGCGAGCTCGACGTGCTGATCTTCGCCACCGGGTTCTCCGCCGTCGACCGCCCGGTGGCCCACCTCGTCCGCGACGCGGAGGGGCGCACGCTGGCCGCGCACTGGGCGGGCGGCGCCTCCGCGTACCTCGGCTCGACCGTGGCGGGCTTCCCCAACCTCGTTCTGCTGATGGGGCCGAACACGGCGCTCGGCCACTCCTCGCAGACCGTGATGATCGAGGCCCAGCTCGCCTACCTGGTCTCAGCGCTGGCCGTGCTGCGAGAGCGCGGCGCCCGCTCCTTCGAGGTGCGGCGCGAGGTGCAGGACCGGCACGACGCGATGATCCGCCGCCGCTTCGACGGCACGGTCTGGCAGGACGGCGGCTGCGCGAGCTGGTACGCCGACGCCTCCGGCCGGAACCCCTCGATCTGGCCCTCGACCACCACTCGGTTCGAGCGCCTCACCCGCAGCTTCTCCCCGTCCGACTACCTCCTCACCTCCGTCTCCGCCCGTGCGCTGACGCCGTCACAGAAAGCCGACCGATGA
- a CDS encoding SDR family NAD(P)-dependent oxidoreductase: MSAFARYPSLDGRTVIVTGGASGLGAEFVRQFAAQGARVGFLDIDAEQGGALARELGDAVRFVRCDVRDVAALEAAIEGLAAELGPAHVLVNNAANDARHTVEDLDPAYWDDRMAVNLRHQFFAARLVSRGMLRAGAGSIINLGSISAHIDLVELVGYITAKAAIEGMTRALARELGAGGIRVNCVIPGWIMTERQLQQVVTPEAERQIDRSQCLPGRLVPADVARLVLWLAADDSAMCTAQNWVVDGGWL; encoded by the coding sequence GTGAGCGCGTTCGCCCGGTACCCGAGCCTCGACGGGCGGACCGTGATCGTGACGGGCGGGGCGTCCGGGCTCGGCGCGGAGTTCGTGCGGCAGTTCGCGGCGCAGGGCGCGCGGGTCGGCTTCCTCGACATCGACGCCGAGCAGGGCGGCGCGCTCGCCCGCGAGCTGGGAGACGCCGTCCGCTTCGTCCGGTGCGACGTGCGCGACGTCGCGGCGCTCGAGGCCGCGATCGAGGGGCTCGCCGCCGAGCTCGGCCCGGCCCACGTGCTCGTCAACAACGCGGCGAACGACGCGCGGCACACGGTCGAGGACCTCGATCCGGCCTACTGGGACGACCGCATGGCGGTGAACCTCCGGCACCAGTTCTTCGCGGCACGGCTCGTCTCGCGCGGGATGCTGCGCGCGGGCGCCGGCTCGATCATCAACCTCGGCTCGATCAGCGCGCACATCGACCTCGTCGAGCTGGTCGGCTACATCACCGCGAAGGCCGCGATCGAGGGCATGACCCGCGCCCTGGCCCGCGAGCTCGGCGCCGGCGGCATCCGTGTGAACTGCGTCATCCCCGGCTGGATCATGACCGAGCGCCAGCTGCAGCAGGTCGTCACGCCCGAGGCGGAGCGGCAGATCGACCGCAGCCAGTGCCTCCCCGGCCGCCTCGTCCCGGCGGACGTCGCCCGCCTGGTCCTCTGGCTGGCCGCCGACGACTCCGCGATGTGCACCGCCCAGAACTGGGTCGTCGACGGCGGCTGGCTCTGA